Proteins encoded together in one Impatiens glandulifera chromosome 1, dImpGla2.1, whole genome shotgun sequence window:
- the LOC124927425 gene encoding ATP synthase epsilon chain, chloroplastic: MTLNLCVLTPNRSVWNSEVNEIILSTNSGQIGVLPNHAPIATAVDIGILRIRLKDQWLMLALMGGFARIGNNEITVLVNDAEKSSDIDPQEAQETLEIAEANLKKAEGKRQIIEANLALRRARTRVEALNAISPTSSVAKSNEERVVAIGSI; the protein is encoded by the exons ATGACTTTAAATCTTTGTGTACTGACCCCTAACCGAAGTGTTTGGAATTCCGAAGTGAACGAAATTATTTTATCTACTAACAGTGGCCAAATTGGCGTATTACCAAATCACGCCCCGATTGCCACAGCTGTAGATATCGGTATTTTGAGAATACGCCTTAAGGATCAATGGTTAATGCTGGCTCTAATGGGTGGTTTTGCTAGAATAGGCAATAATGAAATCACTGTTTTAGTAAATGATGCGGAGAAGAGTAGTGATATTGATCCACAGGAAGCTCAAGAAACTCTTGAAATAGCAGAAGCTAATTTGAAGAAAGCTGAAGGCAAAAGACAAATAATTGAGGCAAATCTAGCTCTCAGACGAGCTAGGACACGAGTAGAAGCTCTCAATGCAATTTCTCCGAC ATCTAGTGTAGCCAAAAGCAATGAAGAGCGTGTAGTTGCCATCGGATCAATCTAA
- the LOC124927435 gene encoding LOW QUALITY PROTEIN: stress-response A/B barrel domain-containing protein At5g22580-like (The sequence of the model RefSeq protein was modified relative to this genomic sequence to represent the inferred CDS: inserted 1 base in 1 codon; deleted 1 base in 1 codon), protein HLIISVKFKEGIVVEEILSGMEKLVSDIDVLISFEWGLDIESLEMLRQGYTHAFVMTFKSKDDYNSFLSHPKHVEFSAXFSQVIDKIVMLDFPAVQSKSPP, encoded by the exons CATCTAATTATTTCGGTTAAAT TTAAAGAAGGAATAGTGGTGGAGGAGATTTTGAGTGGAATGGAGAAGCTTGTTTCTGATATTGATGTTCTCATCTCCTTTGAATG GGGACTTGACATTGAAAGCTTGGAAATGCTAAGGCAAGGAt ATACACATGCCTTTGTGATGACATTCAAGAGC AAGGATGACTACAATTCCTTCCTTTCCCATCCCAAACATGTTGAGTTCTCGG AATTTTCCCAAGTCATTGACAAGATTGTCATGCTTGATTTCCCCGCCGTTCAATCCAAGTCTCCACCATGA
- the LOC124922077 gene encoding fatty acyl-CoA reductase 3-like isoform X1: protein MASLPVDQQNLHLFHNMTILVTGATGFLAKLFVEKMVRTQSDFKRMYLLIRADDISSANKRLLDEVIENELFRVVGKLGAEGLRSFISEKIVAVPGDIRSFDLGIIRNDDSNSNIMLHNMFTHIDIIVHSAATVRFDERYDTAINTNLKGAMNVLSFAQRCTNLKLLLHVSTAYVCGEKEGYILEKPFYMGESLNGIDGLNIETEIRMMEDHLSELKVKKANEKKITLAMKDMGMQRARKYGWPNTYVFTKAMTEMWLGQWKGDISLVIMRPTMISSTFKDPFPGWNQGIGTINGFILGYGKGKMKCLAFDPQSICDLIPSDMVVNAMICAIIVNMKQMYLRDTIIYHIGSSMRNPVTYGCLAVSLFKYFTINPWVDKNGKIVKVGKLRSFSTLKAFHAYMNFYYLIPLKGLKLVNKVTFLSIKGNTHEQLSRKIKFLIRLVDMYKPYLYFKSIFKDNNTEELREMVRRMYKIDESTFNFHSSSIDWEEYFMNTHIPAIVKSLF from the exons ATGGCGTCTCTACCAGTAGATCAGCAAAATCTTCATCTTTTCCATAATATGACCATTTTGGTCACTGGCGCTACTGGTTTCTTGGCTAAAT tatttgtGGAGAAGATGGTAAGAACTCAGTCAGATTTCAAGAGAATGTATCTTCTAATAAGAGCAGATGATATTTCATCAGCCAATAAACGCTTACTAGATgag GTCATAGAAAATGAATTATTTCGAGTTGTTGGAAAATTGGGGGCAGAGGGACTTAGGTCTTTTATTTCGGAAAAAATAGTTGCAGTTCCTGGGGACATCAGATCATTCGATCTCGGGATCATTAGGAATGATGACTCCAACTCCAATATTATGTTACATAATATGTTTACACATATTGACATTATTGTTCATTCCGCTGCCACCGTGAGATTTGATGAAAG ATATGATACTGCAATAAACACAAACCTGAAGGGAGCTATGAACGTATTGAGCTTTGCCCAAAGATGTACAAACTTAAAATTGCTTCTTCATGTCTCCACTG CCTATGTATGTGGAGAAAAGGAGGGATACATACTAGAGAAGCCCTTTTATATGGGTGAAAGCCTTAATGGAATTGATGGATTAAACATTGAAACCGAAATTAGAATGATGGAAGATCATCTGAGTGAACTAAAAGTAAAAAAagctaatgaaaaaaaaattactttagcTATGAAAGACATGGGCATGCAAAG GGCAAGAAAGTATGGGTGGCCAAATACATATGTATTTACAAAAGCAATGACTGAAATGTGGTTAGGACAATGGAAAGGTGATATTTCTTTGGTTATTATGCGTCCAACTATGATCTCGAGCACGTTCAAAGACCCTTTCCCTGGTTGGAATCAAGGCATCGG AACAATCAATGGATTCATCCTTGGTTATGGCAAAGGAAAGATGAAATGTCTAGCATTTGATCCACAATCAATTTGTGATTTG atccCAAGTGATATGGTGGTAAATGCAATGATTTGTGCAATCATAGTCAACATGAAACAAATGTATCTTCGTGATACAATAATTTATCACATCGGCTCTTCTATGAGAAATCCCGTCACTTACGGTTGTCTTGCAGTCAGCCTGTTCAAGTACTTCACCATTAATCCTTGGGTTGACAAAAATGGTAAGATTGTTAAGGTTGGCAAACTCAGGTCATTTAGCACCCTTAAGGCCTTCCATGCATACATGAATTTCTATTACTTGATACCATTGAAG GGCCTGAAATTGGTGAACAAAGTAacttttttatcaataaaaggAAACACTCACGAACAACTTAGTAGAAAGATCAAGTTTTTGATAAGGCTGGTTGATATGTACAAACCTTACTTGTATTTCAAATCAAT ATTCAAAGATAACAACACTGAGGAACTACGAGAAATGGTAAGAAGAATGTACAAGATAGATGAAAGTACGTTTAATTTCCATTCATCGTCTATTGATTGGGAGGAGTATTTCATGAATACACATATTCCCGCAATCGTCAAGTCTCTTTTCTAA
- the LOC124922077 gene encoding probable fatty acyl-CoA reductase 4 isoform X2, whose amino-acid sequence MASLPVDQQNLHLFHNMTILVTGATGFLAKLFVEKMVRTQSDFKRMYLLIRADDISSANKRLLDEVIENELFRVVGKLGAEGLRSFISEKIVAVPGDIRSFDLGIIRNDDSNSNIMLHNMFTHIDIIVHSAATVRFDERYDTAINTNLKGAMNVLSFAQRCTNLKLLLHVSTAYVCGEKEGYILEKPFYMGESLNGIDGLNIETEIRMMEDHLSELKVKKANEKKITLAMKDMGMQRARKYGWPNTYVFTKAMTEMWLGQWKGDISLVIMRPTMISSTFKDPFPGWNQGIGTINGFILGYGKGKMKCLAFDPQSICDLIPSDMVVNAMICAIIVNMKQMYLRDTIIYHIGSSMRNPVTYGCLAVSLFKYFTINPWVDKNGPEIGEQSNFFINKRKHSRTT is encoded by the exons ATGGCGTCTCTACCAGTAGATCAGCAAAATCTTCATCTTTTCCATAATATGACCATTTTGGTCACTGGCGCTACTGGTTTCTTGGCTAAAT tatttgtGGAGAAGATGGTAAGAACTCAGTCAGATTTCAAGAGAATGTATCTTCTAATAAGAGCAGATGATATTTCATCAGCCAATAAACGCTTACTAGATgag GTCATAGAAAATGAATTATTTCGAGTTGTTGGAAAATTGGGGGCAGAGGGACTTAGGTCTTTTATTTCGGAAAAAATAGTTGCAGTTCCTGGGGACATCAGATCATTCGATCTCGGGATCATTAGGAATGATGACTCCAACTCCAATATTATGTTACATAATATGTTTACACATATTGACATTATTGTTCATTCCGCTGCCACCGTGAGATTTGATGAAAG ATATGATACTGCAATAAACACAAACCTGAAGGGAGCTATGAACGTATTGAGCTTTGCCCAAAGATGTACAAACTTAAAATTGCTTCTTCATGTCTCCACTG CCTATGTATGTGGAGAAAAGGAGGGATACATACTAGAGAAGCCCTTTTATATGGGTGAAAGCCTTAATGGAATTGATGGATTAAACATTGAAACCGAAATTAGAATGATGGAAGATCATCTGAGTGAACTAAAAGTAAAAAAagctaatgaaaaaaaaattactttagcTATGAAAGACATGGGCATGCAAAG GGCAAGAAAGTATGGGTGGCCAAATACATATGTATTTACAAAAGCAATGACTGAAATGTGGTTAGGACAATGGAAAGGTGATATTTCTTTGGTTATTATGCGTCCAACTATGATCTCGAGCACGTTCAAAGACCCTTTCCCTGGTTGGAATCAAGGCATCGG AACAATCAATGGATTCATCCTTGGTTATGGCAAAGGAAAGATGAAATGTCTAGCATTTGATCCACAATCAATTTGTGATTTG atccCAAGTGATATGGTGGTAAATGCAATGATTTGTGCAATCATAGTCAACATGAAACAAATGTATCTTCGTGATACAATAATTTATCACATCGGCTCTTCTATGAGAAATCCCGTCACTTACGGTTGTCTTGCAGTCAGCCTGTTCAAGTACTTCACCATTAATCCTTGGGTTGACAAAAATG GGCCTGAAATTGGTGAACAAAGTAacttttttatcaataaaaggAAACACTCACGAACAACTTAG